In Deltaproteobacteria bacterium, the following are encoded in one genomic region:
- a CDS encoding VOC family protein has protein sequence MAFRINHLHLKTPDPKKTADFYVEYTGAKVVKEATRPDGSKNFRLDLHGVELNITQFLDDQQLDQFMGLEHVAIDTDNFDGEVNKIKAAGVKILEERVLPDGRRVCFFEGPEGVRLEFLEWK, from the coding sequence ATGGCATTTCGCATCAACCATCTCCATCTCAAAACCCCGGACCCAAAAAAGACCGCCGACTTCTACGTCGAATACACCGGCGCCAAAGTCGTCAAGGAAGCAACCCGGCCCGACGGCAGCAAAAACTTTCGTCTCGATCTGCACGGCGTCGAGCTCAACATCACGCAGTTCCTCGACGATCAGCAGTTAGATCAATTCATGGGCCTCGAGCATGTCGCCATCGACACCGACAACTTCGACGGCGAGGTGAACAAGATCAAAGCCGCGGGGGTGAAGATTTTAGAAGAGCGCGTGTTGCCCGATGGGCGCCGAGTCTGTTTCTTCGAAGGGCCGGAAGGCGTGCGGTTGGAGTTTTTGGAGTGGAAGTAG
- a CDS encoding DMT family transporter, whose translation MKAQLFALLTALAFAGSNVSVKRGFAFSTPLTATFVSLAIHSVVLWIAVFLTGGIPPVATGAVIAIALTGLLQPGIRHFHYTGIHKIGTSRAVTLRNSYPFLTVIAGIVFLGEPLTLMGMAGTLLVVGGIVLTSWRMDRNTPSFRWVYLFYPIATVLLTTIVHPLRRYALLQSHEPLLLAAMVGPIALLSFAAFYASPACEDKLVWDRRALWPLVLSGIFETLAVLFMLVAFSSGPVYIVSPIAATVPIWTMLIGAIFLREVEQINLATIVGTILVVAGVIVISVVQ comes from the coding sequence ATGAAAGCCCAGCTATTCGCGTTACTCACCGCCCTCGCCTTCGCCGGCTCCAACGTTTCGGTCAAGCGCGGTTTCGCTTTCTCGACACCGCTGACGGCAACTTTCGTATCGTTGGCGATTCATAGCGTCGTTCTGTGGATTGCGGTCTTCTTGACTGGTGGCATTCCACCCGTCGCCACCGGCGCTGTCATCGCCATCGCGCTCACCGGTCTACTCCAACCTGGTATTCGTCACTTCCACTACACTGGCATTCACAAGATCGGCACTTCCCGCGCGGTCACGCTGCGCAACTCTTATCCGTTTCTCACGGTCATCGCCGGCATCGTCTTTCTCGGCGAGCCATTAACACTCATGGGCATGGCCGGCACGCTACTGGTGGTCGGCGGCATCGTCCTGACCTCCTGGCGCATGGATCGCAACACGCCGTCGTTCCGCTGGGTTTATCTCTTCTACCCCATCGCCACCGTGCTGCTGACGACCATCGTCCATCCGCTGCGCCGCTACGCGCTGCTGCAGTCGCACGAACCGTTGTTGCTGGCGGCCATGGTTGGCCCCATCGCGCTCTTGTCCTTCGCCGCGTTTTACGCGTCGCCGGCTTGCGAAGACAAATTGGTCTGGGATCGCCGTGCCCTTTGGCCGCTGGTGCTGTCGGGAATATTTGAAACCCTCGCCGTGCTGTTCATGCTGGTGGCGTTTTCCTCGGGGCCGGTCTACATCGTCTCGCCGATCGCGGCCACCGTGCCGATCTGGACCATGCTGATCGGCGCAATCTTTTTACGCGAGGTCGAGCAGATCAATCTAGCGACGATCGTCGGCACGATCTTGGTCGTGGCCGGTGTAATCGTAATCTCCGTAGTGCAGTAG